The Vicia villosa cultivar HV-30 ecotype Madison, WI linkage group LG1, Vvil1.0, whole genome shotgun sequence genome includes a region encoding these proteins:
- the LOC131632987 gene encoding uncharacterized serine-rich protein C215.13-like — MAAPSRKSRTTVLRSLSPSPRFSNSEPSPSHYSSSAFASSSSSFASRTTTFFRGSTSPTRVSLYNSSPSVSSSSVRFSLDRSISPNRSISAVPRTGGKKQSSSQPKRTCMCSPTTHPGSFRCSLHKGFGSRAVTTPYSQNRLNARRSAMTNSLVRIRGVEGDLVKRALAALIRPSSHQQKRRGDFHPRPSRLSVMTKAEDS; from the coding sequence ATGGCGGCACCTTCTAGAAAATCAAGAACCACTGTACTTCGTTCCCTTTCACCTTCACCAAGATTCTCCAATTCAGAACCATCACCTTCTCACTATTCATCCTCAGCTTTCGCATCTTCATCCTCAAGCTTCGCCTCCCGAACCACAACCTTCTTCCGAGGCTCCACCTCTCCGACACGTGTCAGTCTATATAATTCTTCACCGTCTGTATCGTCTTCATCGGTTCGGTTTTCGCTAGACCGTTCGATTTCTCCGAACCGGTCTATTTCGGCCGTACCTCGAACCGGCGGGAAGAAACAGAGTAGTAGCCAACCGAAGCGGACTTGCATGTGTTCGCCTACGACGCATCCCGGTTCGTTCCGGTGTAGTCTTCACAAAGGCTTTGGCTCACGCGCCGTCACCACGCCGTATTCGCAGAATCGGTTAAACGCGCGTAGATCCGCCATGACGAATTCGTTAGTGAGGATTCGCGGTGTTGAGGGAGATCTCGTGAAGAGAGCGCTTGCAGCGTTGATTCGTCCTTCGTCGCATCAGCAGAAAAGGAGAGGAGATTTTCATCCAAGACCGAGTAGGTTATCTGTTATGACTAAAGCTGAAGATTCATGA